DNA from Frateuria edaphi:
GGCCGGTGGCCAGGTCGGCAAGCTCGTTTTCTACAACATCCCGACGCTGTCCAACGCGAACCTCACCGCCGACATCAACAAGGCGGTCTCGGACAACACGGCCAAGGTCATCAACGTCTCGCTGGGCGAGTGTGAAACCGACGCCCAGGGCGACGGCTCCGCGGCCGCCCAGGACCAGGCCTTCGAGCAGGCGGTCGCGCAGGGCCAGACCTTCTCGATCTCGACCGGCGACAGCGGCGCCGACGAGTGCGGCAACGGCGGCACCACGCCGAGTTGGCCGGCGGCCTCGCAGTACGTGATCGCCGTGGCGGGCACCAAGCTCGATGCCTCCACCACGAGCTGGAACGGCGAGACCGTGTGGAACGAGCTGGCCGCCAACGAAGGCGCCACCGGCGGCAGCGAGAGCACCTTCGAGCCCAAGCCGAGCTGGCAGACGCTGTGGTCGGGCAGCCACCGCGGCGTAGCCGACGTCGCCTTCGACGGCGATCCGGAATCCGGTTCCAAGGTGATCGTCAACGGTTCGATCCAGCAGATCGGCGGCACCAGCCTGGCCGCGCCGCTGTTCGCCGGCTTCTGGTCGCGCGTGCTGGCGGCCAAGGGCACCGGCGTGGGCTTTGCCGGCCCGCTGGTGTACCAGCTGCCGGCCTCGGACTTCCATGACGTCATCTCGGGCAACAACGACGGCGAGACGGCCGGCGCGGGCTACGACCTGGCCAGCGGCCGCGGCAGCATCATCATGGCCAGCGCCATCAACGACATCGGTGGTGGCGGTGGCGGCACCAACAACCCGCCGGTCGCCAACTTCGGCGACATGGTCAGCGGCCTGGCCGTCAGCTTCACCGACAGCTCCACCGACAGCGACGGTTCGATCGCCTCGCGCTCGTGGAACTTCGGCGACGGCACCAGTTCCACGGCCACCAACCCCAGCCATACCTATGCGGCTGCGGGCACCTACAACGTCACCCTGACCGTGACCGACAATGACGGCGCCACCGACAGCACCAGCAAATCGGTGACCGTCAGCGGCGGCGGTGGCGGCAGCAGCCAGCTTCTGGGCAACACCGGTTTCGAGACGGGCTCGGCGGCGCCCTGGACGGCTTCGTCCGGCGTGATCGACAGCAGCAGTTCCGAGCCGGCGCACCAGGGTTCCTGGAAGGCCTGGATGGACGGCTACGGCAGCAGCCACACCGATACCGTCTCGCAGCAGGTGAGCATCCCCAGCGGCAAGACCTCGGCCACGCTGCAGTACTACCTGCACATCGACACCGCCGAGACCACCGGCTCGACCGCGTACGACAAGCTGACCGTGCAGGTGCTCAACAGCTCCGGCACCGTGCTGGGCACGTTGGCGACCTTCTCCAACCTCAACAAGGTTTCCGGCTACGCGGTACATACCGCCAGCCTGTCCAAGTACATCGGGCAGACGGTGACGATCCGCTTCCGGGGCGTGGAGGATTCCTCCCTGCAGACCTCGTTCGTGCTGGACGACGTGACCCTGACCGTGCAGTGACGTCAGACGCCGGGGCACGTTCATCCGCTGCCTCGGCATTTTTCGATGGTAATGACACGCCCGGCCAAACGCCGGGCGTTTTTTTGTCGAAAAAATCCGATGCCGTGGCCGCAGAGTTAATGCGCAAGAAATTACGCATATGCACGCGGTATTTACATCGATAAATGCCATGGATTACCTAATCACATTTTGAAAAATTCCTATTGACGGTCCCTTTCCCGGAGCCCATGGTCGGTCCGCTCCGTCGCAGGGAAGTCGACGAGGCGTCCTGTCGTGGCCCCGCCACCGAAGGTGATGACGGCGCCAGCTGCCGGACCGATACGCAACGCGCCTCCGCAGGGAATTCCAGGGGAGAAGGCGCCCGGCCCGACGGCACGCGGGATCGCTGGCCATCAAGAACCGGAACGGTCGCACCAGCGACTCACACGCATGAGGTCCGCACGGGCCGCATCGGGGCCGTGCGTCTTTGAAAATCGAAAGGGAGATTTGCCATGACCCGTGTATTCCGCCTCACCCTGCTGGCTGCCGCGCTTGCCGCGGCCACCGCCACCTCCGTCTGCGCCGCCGACGCCCAGGTCGCCATCGGGCACGCCCCGCGCCTGCACGCGGGCGAGCGCATCGTCGGACCGCTGGCGGCCTTGCAGCCCATGCACATCGAGGTCGCGCTGAAGCTGCGCAACCAGGCGCAATTGCAGAGCTTCATCCAGGCGGCGCGGTCGCCGAGCCTGCTGATCGCACAGCGTGCGATGAGCGCGCAGCAGTTCGTCGCCGACCACTCGCCCACGCAGGACCAGGCCAATGCCGTGGCGACCTACCTGCGCAAGGCCGGCTTCACGAACGTCCGTGTCGCCGCCAACCGGCTGCTGGTCTCAGCCGACGGCACCGCCGACGTGGCCACCGCCGCTTTCGGCACGCCGTTCGCGAAAGTGCGCGACCGGCAAGGCCGCGCGGCCTTCATGAACACCGGCGACGTGCGCATTCCCGCGTCGCTGCGCGGCAGCGTGCTCTCGGTCGTCGGCCTGCAGGACGTCCATCGGCCGCACACGTTGGTGAAGCTGCGCAGCAGCGGACTGAGCCCGCAATCGGTGACCGGCCACAACCCGGTCGACTTCTCGGCGATCTACGGCGGTGCCGGCGTGCAGAGCGCGGCGGGCGTGACGGTGGGAATCATCACCCAGGGCAAGATCACCCAGACCATCACCGACCTCAATACCTTCACCTCGAACAACGGGCTGCCGGCGGTCACCACGCAGACCATCAACACCAATGGCACCAGTTCGGATACCAGCGGCGTGGTCGAGTGGAACCTGGACAGCCAGGACATCGTCGGCGCCGCCGGCGGGCAGGTCGGCAAGATCATCTTCTACAACATTCCCACGCTGTCCAACGCCAACCTCACCGCCGACATCAACAAGATCGTGTCCGACAACCAGGCCAAGATCATCAACGTCTCGCTGGGCGAGTGCGAAACCTATACCCAGCAGGACGGCTCGGCCGCGGCGGACGACCAGGCCTTCCAGCAGGCGATCGCGCAGGGGCAGACCTTCTCGGTGTCCTCGGGTGATTCCGGCGCCGACGAATGCGGCGACGGCGGCACCACGCCCAGCCAGCCGGCCAGCTCGCCCTACGTGGTGGC
Protein-coding regions in this window:
- a CDS encoding protease pro-enzyme activation domain-containing protein — its product is MATDVRIKLLAAALGMAVAGSAAAVTTHPAMVSLGHAPALHKGETLIGPLSSTQPLHVEVALKLRNQTQLHSFIASAHSSSRLVAQRTMSAQQFRANHAPTQGQADAVAAYLRQAGFTNVRIAPNRLLVSADGTADVASAAFGTQFAKVRDKHGRAAFMNTSEPRVPASIADSVLSVLGLQNVHYAHTVAHYQPNGLTPQAITGHNPTEFASIYGGAGAPTGAGVTVGIITQGKITQTITDLNTFTSNNGLPTVTTQTINTNGTSSDTSGVGEWNLDSQDIVGMAGGQVGKLVFYNIPTLSNANLTADINKAVSDNTAKVINVSLGECETDAQGDGSAAAQDQAFEQAVAQGQTFSISTGDSGADECGNGGTTPSWPAASQYVIAVAGTKLDASTTSWNGETVWNELAANEGATGGSESTFEPKPSWQTLWSGSHRGVADVAFDGDPESGSKVIVNGSIQQIGGTSLAAPLFAGFWSRVLAAKGTGVGFAGPLVYQLPASDFHDVISGNNDGETAGAGYDLASGRGSIIMASAINDIGGGGGGTNNPPVANFGDMVSGLAVSFTDSSTDSDGSIASRSWNFGDGTSSTATNPSHTYAAAGTYNVTLTVTDNDGATDSTSKSVTVSGGGGGSSQLLGNTGFETGSAAPWTASSGVIDSSSSEPAHQGSWKAWMDGYGSSHTDTVSQQVSIPSGKTSATLQYYLHIDTAETTGSTAYDKLTVQVLNSSGTVLGTLATFSNLNKVSGYAVHTASLSKYIGQTVTIRFRGVEDSSLQTSFVLDDVTLTVQ